The following coding sequences lie in one Candoia aspera isolate rCanAsp1 chromosome 11, rCanAsp1.hap2, whole genome shotgun sequence genomic window:
- the CHMP1A gene encoding charged multivesicular body protein 1a, whose translation MDDTLFQLKFTAKQLEKLAKKAEKDSKTEQAKVKKALQQKNVECARVYAENAIRKKNEGLNWLRMASRVDAVASKVQTAVTMKGVTKNMAQVTKALDKALSSMDLQKVSAVMDKFEQQVQNLDVHTSVMEDSMSSAMTLTTPQEQVDSLIVQIAEENGLEIMDQLNQLPEGASAVGETSTRSQEDQLSRRLAALRN comes from the exons ATGGACG ATACACTCTTCCAGTTAAAG TTTACAGCCAAGCAGCTGGAGAAGCTTGCCAAGAAGGCTGAAAAGGACTCCAAAACAGAACAAGCCAAAGTCAAGAAG GCCCTTCAGCAGAAGAATGTGGAATGCGCTCGTGTCTACGCAGAGAATGCCATCCGGAAGAAGAACGAAGGCTTGAACTGGCTCCGTATGGCTTCCCGTGTAGATGCGGTGGCCTCCAAGGTCCAGACAGCTGTGACCATGAAGGGG GTAACCAAGAATATGGCCCAGGTGACCAAGGCCTTGGACAAAGCTCTCAGCTCCATGGACCTTCAGAAGGTTTCTGCTGTGATGGACAAGTTTGAGCAGCAGGTCCAGAACTTGGATGTTCACACTTCA GTGATGGAGGACTCCATGAGCTCGGCCATGACCTTGACAACGCCCCAGGAGCAAGTGGACAGTCTGATCGTGCAGATTGCCGAGGAGAATGGCCTGGAGATTATGGACCAGCTGAACCAGCTGCCCGAGGGGGCCTCGGCTGTGGGCGAGACCTCTACGCGTTCGCAGGAGGATCAGCTGTCGCGGAG ATTGGCTGCCTTGCGGAATTAA